The Aurantiacibacter arachoides genome window below encodes:
- a CDS encoding OmpA family protein: MTSSPNHAGRFAAGMTALAVIAAASAPAAAQNMDDRYATANDITVTADVPSDLSGMVDGPEVEGMIAARNGSTLRITNADGTTTDVRLSEATEVRSRGGFLGLARSERAANTLLNGLPVRVDTVQWGSSLIASRVVYDNSDQQIAAMIANGTAQGFAEQTAATEALRGRVANIDQYNIHGTTNVYFDTGRHGLDTSDEVNLCQAAAQAQATDNALLLVVGYTDDVGDQEFNQELSERRATRVVNYLQQECGWEPWRMLTPTGMAEADPTADNTTEAGRAQNRRVAVNILVSKAVDGI, translated from the coding sequence ATGACATCTTCCCCAAACCACGCCGGCCGGTTCGCCGCCGGGATGACCGCGCTTGCCGTCATCGCGGCGGCCAGCGCACCGGCCGCCGCGCAGAACATGGATGACCGTTACGCCACGGCGAACGACATCACCGTTACTGCCGATGTACCTTCCGACCTCTCTGGCATGGTAGACGGTCCCGAGGTGGAGGGCATGATCGCGGCGCGCAACGGTTCCACCCTGCGCATCACCAACGCGGACGGCACCACCACCGACGTGCGCCTGTCCGAAGCCACGGAGGTGCGTTCGCGCGGCGGGTTCCTTGGCCTGGCCCGCAGCGAGCGGGCCGCCAACACCCTGCTGAACGGATTGCCCGTGCGCGTCGATACCGTGCAGTGGGGTTCCAGCCTGATCGCCAGCCGGGTGGTCTACGACAACTCCGACCAGCAGATCGCGGCGATGATCGCCAACGGCACGGCCCAGGGTTTCGCCGAACAGACCGCCGCTACCGAGGCGCTGCGGGGCCGCGTGGCGAACATCGACCAGTACAATATCCACGGCACCACCAACGTCTATTTCGATACGGGCCGCCACGGTCTCGACACCAGTGACGAGGTCAACCTGTGCCAGGCCGCCGCGCAGGCGCAGGCCACCGACAACGCGCTGTTGCTGGTCGTCGGCTACACCGATGACGTGGGCGATCAGGAATTCAACCAGGAGCTGTCCGAACGGCGCGCCACCCGCGTGGTCAACTACCTCCAGCAGGAATGCGGTTGGGAGCCGTGGCGCATGTTGACCCCGACCGGCATGGCGGAGGCTGACCCCACGGCGGACAACACTACCGAAGCCGGACGCGCGCAGAACCGCCGGGTGGCGGTGAACATCCTCGTCAGCAAGGCGGTCGACGGCATTTAG
- a CDS encoding alpha/beta hydrolase family protein — MRHTLLAAAATLAFITLPAHAQDGDAQEPAMAPPAMTVPEAEVVTPTPMSAAAQGSARTGPNRRFTGEDLFDLAWASDPQISPDGRTIAYVRRQNDVMTDRAVPSIWLIDTRTGAEIPLGNGDGGAFSPVWSPDGTRLAYTSTQGGAAQLWVRWMDSGTQVRLTGLPSSPSGIAWSPDGRQIAYTMQVDDPAPSFGTAPANKPEGAQWAAPLEVTDLLTFRADGAGVLTPGYSKIFVIPATGGAPRQLTFGTNHDDGPLSWTPDGRRILFGANRNADWQTDPVEGDIWSLDVASGALTRLTNRDGPDAAPSVSPDGRMIAYLGNDDDGRAYQQTELYVMALDGSESRLLTGNWDYDPGGITWDADGRGIYAQYDDSGETFVARIGLDGAARVVASGLGGGSLDRPYTGGSFSVAEDDTIAFTGGTAQRPAEVQVVRAGGEARMLTNLNASLLATKSLGEVRRIATPSSVDGREVEGWLTLPPGYVEGTRVPLILEIHGGPFAAYGPHFATDNQLYAAAGYAVLSANPRGSTSYGAEFANFIDKNYPGDDYHDLMSIVDAAIAQGVADPDHLFVTGGSGGGVLTAWIVGQTDRFQAAVTQKPVINWTTQALTADSSAYFGPYWVGGYPWTNQEAFWAHSPLSLVGNVETPTMVVVGAEDYRTPVSESVQYYSALRLVGVPTALVQVPGASHGGIAARPSQSAAKAAAILAWFERYRDGWERPAQ, encoded by the coding sequence ATGCGCCACACCCTTCTCGCCGCTGCGGCGACGCTCGCCTTTATCACCCTGCCCGCCCATGCCCAGGATGGCGACGCCCAGGAACCGGCAATGGCACCACCCGCGATGACGGTGCCGGAAGCCGAGGTCGTCACGCCCACGCCCATGTCGGCCGCCGCGCAGGGCAGCGCGCGCACTGGGCCGAACCGTCGTTTCACGGGAGAGGATCTGTTCGATCTTGCCTGGGCCAGCGATCCGCAGATCAGCCCGGACGGTCGCACCATCGCCTACGTCCGTCGCCAGAACGACGTGATGACCGATCGCGCCGTGCCCTCCATCTGGCTGATCGACACCCGCACCGGGGCGGAAATCCCGCTTGGCAACGGTGACGGCGGTGCGTTCTCTCCCGTGTGGTCGCCCGATGGCACGCGGCTCGCCTATACCTCCACGCAAGGTGGGGCTGCGCAATTGTGGGTGCGCTGGATGGACAGCGGCACGCAGGTGCGGCTGACCGGCCTGCCGTCGAGCCCTTCGGGCATCGCCTGGTCGCCCGACGGACGGCAGATCGCCTACACCATGCAGGTGGACGATCCCGCGCCCAGCTTCGGCACCGCACCCGCGAACAAGCCCGAGGGCGCGCAATGGGCCGCGCCATTGGAAGTGACGGACCTGCTCACCTTTCGCGCTGACGGCGCGGGCGTGCTGACGCCGGGCTATTCCAAGATCTTCGTCATTCCCGCCACCGGCGGCGCGCCGCGGCAGCTGACCTTTGGCACCAACCACGATGACGGGCCTCTCAGCTGGACACCCGACGGCCGCCGCATCCTGTTCGGCGCCAACCGCAATGCCGACTGGCAGACCGACCCGGTGGAAGGCGACATCTGGTCGCTCGACGTCGCCAGCGGCGCGCTCACCCGCCTGACGAACCGCGACGGGCCCGATGCTGCTCCCAGCGTTTCTCCCGACGGGCGCATGATCGCCTATCTCGGCAACGATGACGATGGCCGCGCCTACCAGCAGACCGAGTTGTACGTGATGGCGCTCGACGGTAGCGAAAGCCGCCTGCTGACGGGCAACTGGGACTACGATCCCGGCGGCATCACCTGGGATGCGGACGGGCGCGGCATCTACGCCCAGTATGACGACAGCGGCGAGACGTTCGTGGCGCGCATCGGCCTCGACGGCGCGGCGCGCGTGGTTGCCAGCGGGCTGGGCGGCGGCTCGCTCGACCGACCCTACACCGGCGGCAGTTTCTCGGTGGCGGAGGACGATACCATCGCCTTTACCGGCGGCACCGCTCAGCGGCCGGCCGAAGTGCAGGTGGTTCGCGCTGGCGGCGAGGCGCGGATGCTGACCAACCTCAACGCCAGCCTGCTCGCCACCAAATCCCTTGGCGAGGTGCGCCGGATCGCAACCCCTTCCAGCGTGGACGGGCGCGAGGTCGAAGGCTGGCTGACCTTGCCGCCGGGCTACGTCGAGGGCACGCGCGTGCCGCTGATCCTGGAAATCCACGGCGGCCCCTTCGCCGCCTATGGCCCGCATTTCGCGACCGACAACCAGCTTTACGCTGCCGCCGGCTACGCCGTGCTATCGGCCAATCCGCGCGGGTCGACCAGCTATGGGGCAGAGTTCGCCAACTTCATCGACAAGAATTACCCCGGCGACGATTATCACGACCTGATGAGCATCGTCGACGCCGCCATTGCCCAGGGCGTGGCCGATCCCGACCATCTGTTCGTGACCGGCGGATCGGGCGGCGGGGTGCTGACCGCCTGGATCGTGGGCCAGACCGACCGCTTCCAGGCCGCGGTCACCCAGAAGCCCGTCATCAACTGGACCACCCAGGCGCTGACCGCCGATTCGAGCGCGTATTTCGGTCCCTATTGGGTCGGTGGCTATCCGTGGACCAATCAGGAGGCGTTCTGGGCACATTCGCCGCTGTCGCTGGTCGGCAACGTGGAAACCCCCACGATGGTGGTCGTCGGCGCCGAGGATTACCGCACCCCGGTGAGCGAATCGGTGCAGTATTACTCCGCGCTGCGGCTCGTCGGCGTGCCGACCGCGCTGGTGCAGGTGCCGGGCGCCAGCCACGGCGGAATTGCCGCGCGCCCATCGCAGAGCGCCGCCAAGGCCGCGGCGATCCTGGCCTGGTTCGAACGCTACCGCGATGGGTGGGAACGCCCCGCGCAGTAA